In a single window of the Tellurirhabdus bombi genome:
- a CDS encoding DUF4097 family beta strand repeat-containing protein: MKKVTFLLLFCILTAPVFAQKIIEKKLPFSANQTVNLNLKFADSIQIRYWDKAEVSVRIAVTINGGKLNDALLVDTRTTSDEIIVKTDFDQQLIKQGKAEDCPGQHSSWRTEKGGESHYMCSDINYVLYLPRQAKLNVESINGNIDIQGASGAVYAKSISGFVDLTWASKKGVNLAMKTITGEVYSDLAIDFKGKIAKSPIVGYQLEGTVNGGGPEVRLESISNNIYVRKKD; the protein is encoded by the coding sequence ATGAAAAAAGTCACCTTCCTTCTTCTGTTTTGCATCCTGACTGCCCCTGTTTTTGCGCAGAAAATCATCGAAAAAAAGCTTCCTTTTTCAGCCAACCAGACGGTTAATCTCAACCTGAAGTTTGCCGATAGCATCCAGATTCGCTATTGGGATAAAGCCGAAGTGTCGGTTCGGATCGCCGTAACCATCAATGGGGGTAAATTGAACGACGCGCTGTTGGTAGATACCCGGACGACCTCCGACGAGATCATTGTCAAAACCGATTTCGACCAGCAGCTAATTAAACAAGGCAAAGCCGAAGACTGTCCCGGTCAACACTCATCCTGGCGAACTGAAAAAGGCGGTGAAAGCCATTATATGTGCAGCGACATCAATTATGTCTTGTACCTGCCCCGACAAGCCAAGCTTAACGTGGAGTCGATCAACGGAAACATCGATATTCAGGGGGCTAGCGGAGCCGTTTATGCTAAATCCATCAGTGGCTTTGTCGATTTAACCTGGGCCAGTAAGAAGGGCGTCAATTTGGCGATGAAAACCATTACGGGCGAAGTCTACTCCGATCTGGCCATTGATTTCAAAGGCAAAATAGCCAAATCGCCTATAGTAGGTTACCAACTCGAAGGAACCGTTAACGGGGGTGGCCCGGAAGTCAGGCTTGAATCCATCAGCAACAACATTTATGTTCGGAAGAAAGATTAA
- a CDS encoding DUF4097 family beta strand repeat-containing protein: protein MRRIAFLLATTLWCWGSYAQDSKNALEYKVKMPNSKDRKITIELGDGSIKIEGYDGDEVQFRASSGYEAPPERAKGLKPIYNSAVDNSGIGLAVTQESGGLKIEKATRKSIDYTIRVPRKVAILYQQVNWMGSTINISNMDGDLEVRTNNANINLNRVSGPVVANTTSGEIQVVFANLNQEKPSALTTIASAIDVTLPANAKTNLHLRTINGEMYTDFDLGLKSSKDGLSKVGGGHNIEGTTNGGGVDIQLKTISSNIYVRKQK, encoded by the coding sequence ATGAGAAGAATTGCATTTCTGCTTGCCACAACTTTGTGGTGCTGGGGCTCCTATGCCCAAGATTCTAAAAATGCTTTAGAATATAAAGTCAAAATGCCCAACAGCAAAGACCGGAAAATTACCATTGAACTGGGCGATGGCAGCATTAAAATCGAAGGGTATGACGGTGATGAAGTTCAGTTTAGAGCTTCGTCGGGCTACGAGGCGCCGCCAGAACGGGCCAAGGGACTGAAGCCCATCTACAATTCAGCCGTGGATAACTCCGGCATTGGGCTGGCTGTCACGCAGGAAAGCGGAGGACTAAAAATTGAAAAGGCGACCCGGAAATCCATCGACTACACCATTCGAGTTCCGCGCAAAGTGGCCATTCTTTATCAGCAGGTCAACTGGATGGGATCGACAATCAACATCAGCAACATGGATGGTGATCTGGAAGTACGCACCAACAACGCCAACATCAACCTCAACCGCGTTTCTGGCCCCGTTGTTGCCAACACCACCAGCGGCGAAATTCAGGTTGTTTTTGCTAACCTGAATCAGGAGAAACCCAGCGCCCTGACTACCATCGCCAGCGCCATCGATGTTACCTTACCCGCCAATGCTAAAACCAATTTGCACCTGCGCACCATCAACGGAGAGATGTACACCGATTTTGACCTGGGCCTGAAAAGCAGCAAAGATGGACTCTCCAAAGTAGGCGGCGGCCACAATATTGAAGGGACAACCAATGGCGGTGGCGTTGATATTCAGTTGAAAACCATCAGCAGCAACATTTACGTCCGTAAGCAAAAATAA
- a CDS encoding HEAT repeat domain-containing protein codes for MKQDIEKLLEKYYEGETTVDEEKQLRTFFQQEVIPSHLQSHAAQFQYFASAQAEQPSTQTAEWLDQTAKPQTQIRRLTSWGLRLAASLILIAGGFMGGLLYNRQPVDQLAFSSENDVREITPEYAMKKALRFEEAATTSASERIQAVNQSYELNEANQEITQLLINTLNFDDNLNVRLAACQALLRFENEPGVREALIQSLKIQTDPNVQITLIEALVAMKEKRAVDEMQRLVQNQQVLEVVRLKAEEGLNHLSDSKHKNAS; via the coding sequence ATGAAGCAGGATATTGAAAAACTGCTGGAGAAATACTACGAAGGCGAAACGACCGTAGACGAAGAAAAACAGCTCCGTACGTTTTTTCAGCAGGAGGTAATACCCAGTCATTTGCAAAGCCACGCGGCGCAGTTCCAGTATTTTGCCAGCGCCCAGGCAGAGCAACCATCAACGCAGACGGCGGAGTGGCTGGATCAGACTGCCAAGCCGCAAACCCAGATTCGCCGCCTGACCAGCTGGGGGCTTCGTCTGGCAGCCAGTTTAATCTTGATTGCTGGTGGCTTTATGGGCGGCTTGCTGTATAACCGTCAACCCGTCGATCAGCTCGCTTTTTCGTCGGAAAATGACGTCCGGGAAATTACGCCGGAATACGCCATGAAAAAGGCACTTCGTTTTGAGGAAGCGGCAACGACTTCGGCCAGCGAACGGATTCAGGCGGTTAATCAGAGTTACGAACTCAACGAAGCCAATCAGGAAATTACCCAGCTTTTAATTAACACACTGAATTTTGATGACAATCTGAACGTGCGACTTGCCGCCTGCCAGGCCTTACTTCGGTTTGAAAATGAGCCGGGTGTGCGCGAAGCCCTGATTCAGTCGCTTAAAATTCAGACCGATCCTAACGTGCAGATAACCCTCATTGAGGCGCTGGTTGCTATGAAAGAGAAGCGAGCGGTAGATGAGATGCAACGACTCGTTCAGAACCAGCAAGTACTGGAAGTGGTCCGCCTGAAAGCCGAAGAAGGTCTTAATCACCTGTCCGACAGTAAACATAAAAATGCTTCTTAA
- a CDS encoding RNA polymerase sigma factor has protein sequence MDLQAFKQKVLPVQNRLFRLAKMFLRNREEAEDTLQEVLLRLWTKRQQLDDYQSVEALAVQMTRNLCLDKLKSGANQTMNDDATIQSFQATGASPYEQLEATDSAEVMRRLIDTLPETQKLILHLRDVEEYSFEEIQEVTGLTINNIRVILSRARQQVREMYLKTTNYEAGY, from the coding sequence ATGGATTTACAAGCCTTCAAGCAAAAGGTACTCCCCGTCCAGAACCGACTCTTTCGGCTGGCAAAAATGTTTCTCCGCAACCGCGAAGAAGCCGAGGATACCTTGCAGGAAGTCTTGTTACGGCTCTGGACCAAACGGCAGCAGTTGGATGACTACCAGAGTGTCGAAGCCCTGGCCGTGCAGATGACCCGGAATTTGTGCCTGGACAAACTAAAGTCCGGCGCCAACCAGACCATGAACGACGACGCAACGATACAAAGTTTTCAGGCCACGGGGGCCTCTCCCTACGAGCAACTGGAAGCCACGGACAGCGCGGAGGTCATGCGGCGGCTTATCGACACGTTGCCAGAAACCCAAAAACTGATTTTGCACCTGCGTGATGTGGAAGAATATTCGTTTGAAGAAATCCAGGAAGTAACGGGTTTGACGATCAACAATATTCGGGTGATTTTGTCGAGAGCGCGCCAGCAGGTGCGGGAAATGTATTTAAAGACAACCAATTATGAAGCAGGATATTGA
- a CDS encoding DUF5606 family protein, protein MESLKEIANIAGKSGLYRILKPSRAGVVVESLDDKKEKLLIGPTARVSILKDISIYTEDENESAPLGVVFQAIYEKYGDELPVSPKTSSNNDFADFLEEVLPAYDRDRVHASDVKKLISWYSILRTNAPELFDTATAEEAPAEQNEEVAVEDKAAPVDGNADDTIEKA, encoded by the coding sequence ATGGAGTCCCTGAAAGAGATTGCAAATATCGCCGGAAAAAGTGGTTTATACCGGATATTGAAGCCCAGTCGGGCAGGTGTTGTCGTCGAATCGCTTGACGATAAAAAAGAGAAATTGCTGATCGGTCCGACCGCTCGCGTGTCTATATTAAAAGATATTTCGATCTATACTGAAGACGAAAACGAGTCGGCACCGCTAGGAGTAGTTTTCCAGGCGATTTACGAGAAATATGGCGATGAGTTACCGGTGTCTCCGAAAACATCGTCAAACAACGATTTCGCTGACTTTCTGGAAGAAGTACTTCCTGCTTACGACCGTGATCGCGTTCACGCGTCTGATGTAAAGAAATTAATTAGCTGGTACTCCATTCTGCGCACCAATGCGCCAGAACTTTTTGATACGGCAACTGCTGAAGAAGCGCCTGCTGAACAAAATGAGGAAGTAGCAGTTGAAGATAAAGCCGCTCCTGTAGACGGCAATGCTGACGATACAATCGAAAAAGCATAA
- the yihA gene encoding ribosome biogenesis GTP-binding protein YihA/YsxC — protein sequence MKIKQADFVISNTNPTLCPKPDKPEYAFIGRSNVGKSSLINMLTGRHNLAKTSQTPGKTQLINHFIINNEWYLVDLPGYGFAKVSKMEREKWEQMINSYLMDRSNLVCTFVLIDGRIEPQKIDLAFMEWLGEHGIPFVIIFTKTEKVGVNAIQQSVSRYRKTMLQTWSEVPQMFVSSSVSGRGKEEVLAYIDELNQEFKQAN from the coding sequence ATGAAAATCAAACAAGCTGACTTCGTTATCAGCAATACCAATCCTACCCTTTGCCCAAAACCCGACAAACCGGAATACGCGTTTATCGGACGGTCAAACGTGGGAAAGTCGTCGCTCATCAACATGCTCACGGGGCGCCACAATCTGGCGAAAACCTCACAGACGCCCGGTAAAACGCAGCTTATCAACCACTTTATCATCAACAACGAGTGGTATCTGGTCGATTTACCCGGCTACGGATTTGCCAAAGTCAGCAAGATGGAGCGCGAAAAATGGGAACAGATGATTAACTCGTACCTCATGGATCGCTCCAACCTGGTCTGTACATTTGTGCTAATCGACGGTCGGATTGAACCGCAGAAAATTGATCTGGCTTTTATGGAGTGGCTGGGCGAGCACGGTATCCCGTTCGTTATTATTTTTACCAAAACGGAGAAAGTCGGTGTTAATGCCATCCAGCAGTCTGTTAGCCGTTACCGCAAAACCATGCTGCAAACCTGGTCTGAAGTACCCCAGATGTTTGTTTCATCTTCGGTAAGTGGCCGGGGAAAAGAGGAAGTGCTGGCCTATATTGATGAGCTAAATCAGGAATTTAAGCAAGCCAACTAA
- a CDS encoding cupin domain-containing protein, protein MITLDKLFIEDTQLPWEDVGPGVRRKIMAHDPNLMLVKVAFEAGGVGAVHHHYHTQMSYVESGRFEITIDGATRVLKAGDVYHIPPNLPHGAVALEAGVLVDVFTPRREDFIQ, encoded by the coding sequence ATGATTACGTTGGACAAGCTGTTCATAGAGGATACGCAATTGCCTTGGGAAGACGTGGGTCCGGGTGTGCGTCGCAAGATTATGGCCCACGACCCGAACCTGATGCTGGTCAAAGTGGCCTTCGAAGCGGGAGGCGTTGGGGCGGTGCATCATCACTACCATACGCAGATGAGTTACGTAGAAAGCGGACGCTTCGAAATCACCATCGACGGCGCAACCCGCGTGCTGAAAGCCGGAGATGTCTACCACATTCCTCCAAACCTGCCCCACGGTGCTGTTGCGCTGGAAGCAGGCGTACTGGTCGATGTATTCACGCCCCGGCGGGAAGATTTTATTCAGTAA